The Phyllostomus discolor isolate MPI-MPIP mPhyDis1 chromosome 4, mPhyDis1.pri.v3, whole genome shotgun sequence genome window below encodes:
- the CDK5R2 gene encoding cyclin-dependent kinase 5 activator 2, with product MGTVLSLSPASSAKGRRPGGLPEEKKKAPPAGDEALGGYGAPPVGKGGKGESRLKRPSVLISALTWKRLVAASAKKKKGSKKVTPKPASTGPDPLVQQRNRENLLRKGRDPPDGGGATKPLAVPVPTVPAAAATCEPPSGGSAAAPPPGSGGGKPPPPPPAPQAAPPVPGGSPRRVIVQASTGELLRCLGDFVCRRCYRLKELSPGELVGWFRGVDRSLLLQGWQDQAFITPANLVFVYLLCRESLRGDELASAAELQAAFLTCLYLAYSYMGNEISYPLKPFLVEPDKERFWQRCLRLIQRLSPQMLRLNADPHFFTQVFQDLKNEGEAAAGAGGPPSAGAPATPASSSAARDSCATGAKHWTMNLDR from the coding sequence ATGGGCACGGTGCTGTCTCTTTCCCCCGCCTCTTCGGCCAAGGGCCGGAGGCCCGGCGGGCTGCCCGAGGAGAAGAAGAAGGCGCCGCCCGCGGGGGACGAGGCGCTAGGGGGCTACGGGGCGCCGCCAGTAGGCAAGGGCGGCAAAGGCGAGAGCCGGCTCAAGCGGCCATCCGTGCTCATCTCCGCGCTCACCTGGAAGCGCCTGGTAGCAGCGTCTGccaagaagaagaaaggcagCAAGAAGGTGACGCCCAAGCCAGCGTCCACTGGCCCCGACCCCCTGGTCCAGCAACGCAACCGCGAGAACCTTCTCCGCAAGGGCCGGGATCCCCCCGACGGCGGCGGCGCCACCAAGCCCCTGGCCGTGCCCGTGCCCACAGTGCCCGCGGCCGCCGCCACCTGCGAGCCGCCGTCGGGGGGCAGCGCGGCCGCCCCGCCGCCAGGCTCGGGAGGGGGaaagccgccgccgccgcccccagccccgcaggcGGCGCCGCCGGTGCCTGGCGGCTCGCCCCGGCGGGTCATTGTGCAGGCGTCCACCGGCGAGCTGCTGCGCTGCCTGGGCGACTTCGTGTGCCGACGCTGCTACCGCCTCAAGGAGCTGAGCCCCGGCGAGCTGGTGGGCTGGTTCCGCGGAGTGGACCGCTCGCTGCTGCTGCAGGGCTGGCAAGACCAGGCCTTCATCACGCCCGCCAACCTGGTGTTCGTGTACCTGCTGTGCCGCGAGTCGCTGCGCGGGGATGAGCTGGCGTCGGCCGCCGAGCTGCAGGCCGCCTTCCTCACCTGCCTCTACCTCGCCTACTCCTACATGGGCAACGAGATCTCCTACCCTCTCAAGCCCTTCCTCGTGGAGCCCGACAAGGAGCGCTTCTGGCAACGCTGCCTGCGCCTCATCCAGCGGCTCAGCCCGCAGATGCTGCGACTCAACGCCGATCCCCACTTCTTCACGCAGGTCTTTCAAGACCTCAAGAATGAGGGTGAGGCCGCCGCCGGCGCGGGGGGTCCACCCAGTGCGGGCGCGCCCGCGACCCCCGCCTCCTCCTCGGCCGCCAGGGACAGCTGCGCGACCGGAGCCAAGCACTGGACTATGAACCTGGACCGCTAG